A section of the Amblyomma americanum isolate KBUSLIRL-KWMA chromosome 2, ASM5285725v1, whole genome shotgun sequence genome encodes:
- the Mvk gene encoding mevalonate kinase — MVVCAASAPGKAIIHGEHAVVYGKAAVAASVDLRTRVSCTEHESLVVLQAADLDLVVAWPVSKFEVFSVPEEGYAATVIPSASLLPEICSGFEIDPDSSNHADRSKLAFLFLYAGIALRHNNGCFAPAKFTVTSRLPLGAGLGSSASYSTALAALVLARCRAVKRPLTSGDRELISAWAFQAECFLHGQPSGIDNTICTHGGALLFKGGKICDTLESIPAYKVLLVNTRVPRNTKAMVARLMKRHDQFPEIVKPVLESIEAISETFWKLLKTSRELAGNNIFYKASELVQMNQSLLNCLGAGHPQLDRVVAVAASHGLMAKLTGAGGGGCALVLCSVGSGAGSSGEAASVAVLKQLEQEGFQSFEVDLGCPGVMLD; from the exons ATGGTCGTCTGCGCGGCGTCGGCACCGGGAAAAGCCATAATTCACGGCGAGCACGCCGTCGTGTACGGCAAG GCTGCAGTTGCTGCGAGCGTCGACCTGAGGACACGCGTTTCCTGCACCGAGCACGAGTCGCTCGTGGTGCTGCAGGCAGCGGATCTCGACTTGGTCGTAGCGTGGCCCGTCAGCAAGTTCGAAGTTTTCTCTGTTCCCGAAGAAG GCTATGCTGCCACTGTGATACCATCCGCCAGCCTCCTGCCAGAGATCTGCAGCGGTTTCGAAATTGATCCAGACTCTTCAAACCACGCAGACCGAAGCAAGCTTGCTTTCCTCTTTCTCTACGCCGGTATTGCACTGAGGCACAACAATGG GTGCTTTGCCCCAGCCAAGTTCACCGTCACGTCAAGGCTTCCCCTGGGAGCCGGCCTTGGGTCATCTGCCTCATACAGCACAGCCCTGGCAGCTCTGGTCCTGGCACGGTGCCGTGCCGTGAAGCGCCCCCTGACCAGCGGCGACCGCGAGCTCATCTCTGCATGGGCCTTCCAGGCAGAGTGCTTCCTGCATGGGCAGCCTTCGGGCATTGACAACACTATCTGCACCCACG gagGTGCCCTTCTTTTCAAGGGAGGAAAAATTTGCGACACTTTGGAGAG CATACCCGCCTACAAGGTGCTGCTTGTCAACACCCGAGTTCCCAGGAACACCAAAGCTATGGTGGCCAGGCTCATGAAGAGGCACGACCAG TTTCCAGAAATTGTAAAGCCAGTCCTGGAGTCTATTGAGGCAATTTCTGAGACCTTCTGGAAGCTTCTGAAGACTTCAAGAGAGCTGGCTGGAAACAACATCTTTTATAAAGCATCT GAGCTGGTGCAGATGAACCAGAGCCTACTCAACTGCCTCGGAGCCGGTCATCCGCAGCTGGACAGAGTCGTCGCAGTGGCTGCCTCACATGGGCTCATGGCAAAGCTCACGGGGGCCGGAGGCGGTGGCTGTGCACTGGTCTTATGCAGTGTGGGCAGTGGGGCAG GTTCAAGTGGTGAAGCTGCTTCAGTTGCTGTGCTCAAGCAGCTCGAACAAGAGGGCTTCCAGTCTTTTGAGGTAGACTTGGGCTGCCCAGGGGTCATGCTAGACTGA